One segment of Pseudomonas asgharzadehiana DNA contains the following:
- a CDS encoding LLM class flavin-dependent oxidoreductase, translated as MSIEFIGYIGGHHASEIHPRSGPTLQPDYVETVARAHEEAGFDRALVAFHSNSPDSTLIAAHAASVTKKLQFLIAHRPGFVQPTLAARQFATFDVFNGGRTAVHIITGGDDRELRADGSHIGKDERYARTDEYLSVVRQEWTAEQPFDFAGTYYQVEGAHSTVKSPQQPHIPLYFGGSSTAAIEVAGKHADVYALWGETYEQVREVVTQVRAEAARHGRTIRFSLSLRPILAETEELAWARAENILQRATALAEQNGFVRREPPNEGSRRLLAAAAQGARLDKRLWTGIAGLLGAQGNSTSLVGTAEQVAEALVDYYDLGITTFLIRGFDPLNDAIEYGKQLIPLTRQLIAQREQARQVA; from the coding sequence ATGAGCATCGAATTCATCGGCTATATCGGCGGCCACCATGCGTCCGAGATCCACCCGCGCAGCGGCCCTACCCTGCAACCGGATTACGTGGAAACCGTGGCCCGCGCCCACGAAGAGGCCGGTTTCGACCGCGCGCTGGTGGCCTTTCATTCCAACAGCCCGGACAGCACGTTGATCGCCGCCCACGCCGCCAGCGTGACGAAAAAACTGCAATTTCTCATCGCTCACCGTCCGGGTTTCGTCCAGCCGACCCTGGCGGCGCGCCAGTTCGCCACGTTCGATGTGTTCAACGGCGGGCGTACCGCCGTGCACATCATCACCGGGGGCGATGACCGCGAACTGCGTGCCGATGGCAGCCATATCGGCAAGGACGAACGCTACGCGCGAACCGACGAATACCTGAGCGTGGTGCGTCAGGAATGGACCGCCGAGCAGCCCTTCGATTTTGCCGGCACTTACTACCAGGTCGAAGGCGCGCACTCCACGGTGAAGTCGCCGCAGCAGCCGCATATTCCGTTGTATTTCGGTGGTTCTTCCACTGCCGCGATTGAGGTGGCCGGCAAGCATGCCGATGTGTACGCGCTGTGGGGCGAGACCTATGAGCAGGTGCGCGAGGTGGTGACCCAGGTGCGTGCCGAAGCGGCCAGGCATGGGCGCACGATTCGCTTCAGTTTGTCGCTGCGCCCGATCCTGGCCGAGACCGAAGAATTGGCGTGGGCGCGCGCCGAGAACATCCTGCAACGGGCCACCGCGCTGGCCGAGCAGAATGGCTTTGTACGCCGCGAACCACCGAATGAAGGCTCGCGCCGTTTGCTCGCGGCGGCGGCACAAGGCGCGCGGTTGGATAAGCGTTTGTGGACAGGCATTGCCGGGCTGCTCGGGGCGCAAGGTAACTCCACCTCACTGGTGGGCACGGCCGAGCAAGTCGCTGAGGCGCTGGTGGATTACTACGACTTGGGAATTACCACGTTCCTGATCCGTGGGTTCGATCCGCTCAATGATGCGATTGAGTACGGCAAGCAATTGATCCCCCTCACCCGCCAGTTGATTGCACAACGCGAACAGGCCAGGCAAGTCGCGTAA